TCATTGGAAAGGACACAGTATGCATATCATGATCGTGGGCGCCAGCCGGGGCCTGGGACGCGCACTGGTGGACGGTTTGCTTGCTGACGGACATGCCGTCATCGGCGTATCGCGCCAGCAACCCGCCGACTTGCCTGCCGGCCAGGGCACGCGGCTGCAATGGATCGCGGCGGACCTGGCCGCACCCGCGGAGGCGGTGGAACGCATCGCCCGCGAAGCGCCGGCCGTGCTGGACGCGGTGATCTACAACCTGGGCGTGTGGGAAGAAAAAGCCTTCAGCGATGACTACGCTTTCCTCGGCGATGCGGACGATACTATCGTCGACATGGTCAATACCAACATCACGTCAACGATATTGCTGCTCAAGCGGCTGGTGCCGCGCTTGCTGGCGAGCAACAAGCCGCAGCTGATCCTCACGGGATCGACGTCAGGCTTGCGCCAGAGCGGCCGCCCGGAAGTGACGTTCAGCGCCTCGAAATTCGCCCTGAACGGCATCGCCGATGCCTTGCGCGAAGGTTTCCGTGCACAGGGACTGGCCGTGACGGCGCTGCAGCTCGGCTATCTGAATACCTACGATGGCTTGTCCGTGCCGCTGGCGGACGCCGCCGCGCGGGGCGAAGGCGAGCTGATCCCCGTGCATGACGTCGTCGCCGTCGTGCGCATGCTGCTGAACCTGTCGAGTGCCTCGTTCGTGCGCGAACTGGTGCTGCCGGCGCTGCGCGACGAGCGTTTTTAGCCGCTAGGCATCGTCGCCGTAGACTTCGGACCAGCCGAGACGCTCTTCCAGCCACTCGTCCGCTTCGGACGAGTCCATGTGCAGCAGCAGGGCGCCCAGGCGCAAGTTGCCCTTGGCCAGGGCCAGCACGGCGAACACGGATTCCAGCATGGCGGGATCCAGCTGGCCCTGCAGCTCGCGCGCGGCGATGGCGGGCAGCTGCGCCCAGGCCGCCTGGTAGCTGGCGGCCAGCCAGTCCGGCAGCGGCGGATTGTGCGGGCGGTGGCGCTCCAGCTCGATCAGGGCGATGAGCGCATAGAAATCTTCCTCGCGCGATGGTGCGTTGCCCAGCAGGTGGACGAGCTGGGGCACGGCCGCATACGAGGCGACGCCCACGTCGCCCTGGTGGTGCAGCTCTTCCCACAGCTCATGCCAGACGTCTTCGCCCGCCTGCATGGCCTTGAGCGCCCCGGCCACGTCGTAGGGCATGCGGTAGCCGCCTTCCAGGGTGGGCCAGATGGGATCGTCGAGTGATAGCAGCATGGGTTTCCTTGATGATTGGGGAACGCTCGCCTGAGCAAACGCGCACTATACAAGCACTAAGCAAGCACCCGGCGCACGCAGCGCGCGTAGCCGTCAAATTCGCGCGCGTTCTGGTAGGCGACGCCCGTGTCGAAATCCCTGCACCAGGCTTCGTCCTCGATGTCGCCAGGCTCGCTTGACCAGTGCCAGTTCGGCCGGAACGCCTCTTTCAATGTCGCATACAGCAAGGTCTGCTCGCGCCGATCCGGCAGGCTGTGGCCCAGACTGGCAGCCCAGTTGGATGCGGCTTGCCAGGAATGGTTCTCCTGCTCGTACTCGTCCGGCAGCAGCACCAGGTGGTAATCGGGCGCGCTATCCCAGCCGAGGATCAGGCCGGCATAGCGTTCGCCCGGCTGCAGGGCGATGGGCGCGTCGGCCGATGGCGCCAATGTGACCCGGCGCACGGCGCAGGCGCGGCCTGAATAAGTCTTGCGATAGTTGTACTGGGTGCCGTTGTCGAAATCGTGGCTCCACGCCATGCGGGGCAGGATGGCGTCCGCTTCCGACGACCAGTACCAGGCATCCGGGAAGGCATGGCCCAGGTTGGCGTGCAGCAAGGCCAGCTCGCTGCGCGTCGGCAGGCAGGCGCCGCGCGCCGCGGCCCAGTCCAGCGCGGCTTGCCAGGGCAGGGCATCGGCCTCGCCGGGCAGCAGGAACAACTGGTAGCCGGCGGCGCCATCCTGGCCCGGCATGATGCCCGCGTAGCGTTCGCCGGCAGCGGCGCCCAGCACGCCCGTGCAATGCTCAAACCAGCCATCGTCTTCTTCCGTGGCAATAAATGCCGCGATCAGCGCCTGCTGCGCGGGCGGCGCGGCGGCCAGCAGGGTGTTGAAGCAGGTGATGGCCGAGGC
This window of the Janthinobacterium agaricidamnosum genome carries:
- a CDS encoding DUF1566 domain-containing protein; the protein is MPTAFELWKAELLIVGNIIQDDDTSTPSDEAQRRFQRYCAMLDALTGNEGAHYALAIVQSVQAEHDYGAYQTASRAAWRFGETAYCTALLHELPRLIATLPDWAGDFLVGIANGAGTPHASAITCFNTLLAAAPPAQQALIAAFIATEEDDGWFEHCTGVLGAAAGERYAGIMPGQDGAAGYQLFLLPGEADALPWQAALDWAAARGACLPTRSELALLHANLGHAFPDAWYWSSEADAILPRMAWSHDFDNGTQYNYRKTYSGRACAVRRVTLAPSADAPIALQPGERYAGLILGWDSAPDYHLVLLPDEYEQENHSWQAASNWAASLGHSLPDRREQTLLYATLKEAFRPNWHWSSEPGDIEDEAWCRDFDTGVAYQNAREFDGYARCVRRVLA
- a CDS encoding SDR family oxidoreductase → MHIMIVGASRGLGRALVDGLLADGHAVIGVSRQQPADLPAGQGTRLQWIAADLAAPAEAVERIAREAPAVLDAVIYNLGVWEEKAFSDDYAFLGDADDTIVDMVNTNITSTILLLKRLVPRLLASNKPQLILTGSTSGLRQSGRPEVTFSASKFALNGIADALREGFRAQGLAVTALQLGYLNTYDGLSVPLADAAARGEGELIPVHDVVAVVRMLLNLSSASFVRELVLPALRDERF